From Alligator mississippiensis isolate rAllMis1 chromosome 1, rAllMis1, whole genome shotgun sequence:
CATAAATTATCCAGTTGGTTGAAGGTGTGCTTTAAGTTAATTCCTTTCACCACCGACTTGCTATTGAATGTCATGGTTAGCTGGGATAAAGTCTAATGTTTAATCCCTGTTAAGCAGGTTAGTGTATAACTACAGTTTTGTTGATGAGAGAATATCACCGGTTTATATATATAACCAGTCAGCCAATCTGATTTCCTCTAATTCAGAGAATGTTGTTCCCTAGCTCTGGTTGTTAATCATTGAAAATGAGCGATGCACAGTATGTCCCAGAAGTTCTTTTTATTCTAAAGTCAACAGAGGACTTGCTACTTTGTATATGTGTTTAAATGCTGTTACCCAGAATGCTCTTCCTACTTACAGTTATGTCTGTGGTCTGGGAATACACAGAACAGTCTGAACATGTTTAGCGACATTAACAAAttctttttcacttgtttttcaaGCTAGAATTGTTAATGGCTCTTCCTACATTTTGCTGGGGAGTAAATGAACAGGGCaagttatttttaatagaaaaaaactaTCAAtagctggtagggctgtgcaaagctttggtagctgattcgattctgaggaaattcggcccaattcagggaccaaatctccaaatccaaatcgaatcgggagaccaattaaaagctctgaatcaatttgaagcatccaaatcaattcagaaaagcttcggaaaagatttggctgcttcggagattcggccatagactaaacaggcagctgacacagctgccttcagctggtaagtctgttaggCTTGCGGGgaggggattggggctgggacaagctgcccagctggggcagaggggacacATTAGTcaaggaggaggggcagggtgcGGGATGCAGGCGCAGCAGTGCTCAGAGTGggggctgttccctgctgccacccggagagctgtgcctgcatcaagcctcccccccgccccccacaccagctgggcaagcggcagcagggcataccCCACCATGGCTCCctccaccagggcagaggcaggcgcagctgggggagctgcgggagaagcccccatggctgccttgcccggccccagcctcccggcatttaaaaaaaaaaaaaaaaaaaaagctgggtcTGGAAGCAGCAATTaaggcctctgagggctcatggaagagtcccccttccccacacagcatggggaagtggggggcagaggcgATCGCCCCCCCTCACacttggcacccacatggcagctgcgcCATGGCGTGGCTGCAGtgcggctcagcagggcactgcgcactgtctggaagctggggtggctccacacaTCAGCCAGAGTGGTCCCAGCTCCAAGGGAGCACGCTGCACCCACgtgatgtgacagctgctgtgcgGATGTCAGGGGGGGGgcggtgatccccgctgccctgcgctgcacagagaggctctgccacaagcacccagaggccttgtttgccactgctgcagccagtgagtacagggctttttaaaaaaaaaatgtaagtgccagggctaggctggggccaggcaggggatggtgccaggcagggcaaccatgagggcttctcccacagttccccctgcctggacagaggcaggcacagccagaggagctacAGGAGAGCCTTCAGCCACccggctatgcctgcctctccccagccgatctgaatcgccgaatctctccaaatcagcacagAATCTTCCGAAgtcaatttggctgaatcgattcaggacagtgatcaaAATCTCCGAATGGAATCAGTGTCCTCCGTaccagctgaatctgaatccgaatcaaatacttccctctTCACACAGGTCTAATAGCTAGGTAGAGGGGCAAACACACAATTTCTTCCACAGGTGAGTTATCCTTTCAGTAAATATCTACCATAttaggaaggggaaaaaatctgcACAGTGTCAAAGTACTGCAgatttttccccttcccattaTGGTGGATAATCATTGAAAGGATAATCGCTATGGAAGAAATTATATGCGTTCGGTAGAGGGATTTGAACGTGAAGAAGCTGGCTCCCTTTAAAACCAATTGGGGCCACTGATACCGAAAGTTACACTTTTCAGCCTGAATAGTTTGACCATTCTGATAAAATAATCACATTTTTGTGCGTAGTTTTAGATGACCTGGACAAccagctggcacaagaacaaGTCCAAGATCCAGTGAACAGGAGGACTCCAGTGAATGTTGAATCAAATGCACAATGCAGTAAGCCATTACCTGCCACAAGCAGACAAACTCATATTAGGGGACGACATAGAAATGACTGCAGTGGAACAGCCAACTTGTTTTTCCTTGATGGGATGAGAACAGTAAGAGCCAAAGATGAACATAATATTTTCTGCAGAACAAGGAGATGGCACGATACATTCATAAACAGGCAACACACAGCCTCTACAGAGGATTTTATGCACACTGATTCATTTGACTTAAATTCCCCTGTTTTGAACAGAAGGCTGTCTTCTCCATCTTTTGGACAGTCTTCGGAAGGCAGCTTACATCCTCCTTCCATAACACGGAGCAGTGGATTTGTACACCAGGGTTATGTAGACAAGGACACAGTTGGCAGAAGTTACTCTCTCTGTTCTCTCATGAGACGTCCATCCTTTGGCTCCTCAGATCAGTTTTCAGCAAATAGTTTACAACATCCATTGGTAATGGGTAACAGTGGCTTTGTACGAAGAAACAGTCGACAAAACCCAAAACGAATTCCTCTGTCTTCTATAGAATGGAACAAGCCATATTTTTCTGAACACCCAGTAAATCAAGACAGACTTTTTAAGACCCAATCGTTAATTGAATGTAATTCCACTCAACATGGTATGTATCCCTGCCCTCCACAGGAAAGCAGAAAATATGAACTTTCCCACTCAAAACACCATTACAGAAGTGCTTTATCAAGTACTGATTGGTTTAGTAGGATGAGTTGCCCTGACAAAGCTTCTGCTCCATTGTACTTTGAAAATTGGGAGAATTATCCGTTCTGTTGCTCAGAAAATAACCTCCCTAGGTACCATTATAGAGATATTACTTGTCATGGGAGTTTGCAAATGCATCGAGATAGTGCTCCCtgtggaaggagagagaggcatTCTTCATGGTCTGATATTCACCAGTACTACAATGAGAATGCTTTTCTTTCCCCTGAAGCTGACTTTGACATTATTACAACCCATTTCAATCTCTTGCAAAATGCACATGCAAAGAATGCTGCACCATCATCACCATTTGTTTCACAGCACCGTCAAAGCAACTTTCAGACACGGTCCATGAATAACATAGAACTATTAAAGGGTGCAAATGCTAAAGTGCTTCCAGAGTTTACAAGAGATCTTAAACCCTGTTTCACATATAACCCTGCAATTTCTTTGTCTGACATCAAAACAGATGCTTCTCGTGAATCTTTCTACCTTGGTTTCAGGGACCAAACAAAACCCATAAAACAGAATAGTGATTCTGTCACTGAGATTTATCAGAACCAGCCAAAGCCTGGGGTTATCCCAGCAAATATTaagaaatactttaaaaaaactgCTTCAGAAAAGGAGAGAAGTATGGAACTATCAGGGAAGGCAAACCAGGAAAATAGTAAAATGACATCATTGCAGCCAGATTCTCAGCAAATAGATACAAATAGCACCGATTCCCAATTTCCTCCCTCTCataactctgctgctgctgccttgcaaAACAGCACCTCTCTTCTTAATTTACCATTTGCAGTGAGATCAAGGAGAAAGCCCCACATCACTGCCAGAAGAAGGGATATTGCAAAAATGTATATGTCAAGCAATAATAAAAGAAATGTGCAAACAAAGGAAAATGATCACCCTACTAACAGTGGATTTAATCATACCCCTCCTTTTCTATCAGCTGATGAGAACAAAAAGGAATTGTTTTTTCCGAATCAAAAAAAATGGGAACATAATTTCCATagttcaacaaaaacaaaaagtattGAATTAGAAAGCCAGAGAGCAGAAACTACTGATCAGACTGGTCCTAAGAGACAGTCTTTACTGGTAGCTGATCTGCAGAGTAATGCATCAGTCCATTCTGTTCCAATTACTGGAAGACTGGCAGAGCACCAAAGCAAGTTATCCAGTGCTCCACAACATTCTGGTTTATTAAAAGGCTTTTCTTCTAAGAGCTCTTCTCAGTGTTTAGAAACTCCTACTAATTCTTCATTGAACTGCATTGTTACTGAAGCTCCAGCAGAAGGTGGGAAAGTTGCTCAGTTAAGTGCTATAAGTCTTGGAAAAGAAACcctgcaggaaaaaaaccaaGATGTAAATGTTGTAGCTAATGAggaccaaaataaaaaaataaacactAGTTGTCCTGAGAACAGAAATTCTGAGCATATTTATGCATGCTGTTCTGACAGACCCAAGATCACTAAACACGGTTTACATTCTTTttgccagaaaaaagaaaatggaaaaacaagagaaaataatGCTTGTGCTGAAAGTCTCAACAAGCCAGAAGACCTACCGAGAACTATAACTAACAGTGGCATTACTGGCTCCCCTGATAAAAACAAATCCACCTCTTCTGTGCCACTTGTACCTTACTACACCTTACCTAGAAAATCAGCCAGCATTGCTGGCAGTGTCATATCAGCTAAGTTGGTCTCTAACCCTAAAAGTGAAGTCCCATTCAAAAGTGAAATCAACATGTGGGATCCTTTAGAGACTTCAGACAGAACTGATGCCTTTTCTCCTAATCAAGGAGGTAAAATCTCTTCTTTAGATTCAGCACAAGTCTCTCAAACAACATCCCCGTTCCATGCCATTGCAAACATCAAAGGGCATCAAACTGAGGACTACCCTTTGCCTTTAACTCAGCAGTTTAACCACCCCTTACATTATAGTGCAGCTGTCTCCAGTTCAGATGAACTTACAGGTAGAGCTGCAGGTCTGAACAGAAGGGAATCCTCTGTATTTCTAGAGAGTCTAGACAAGGAAACAAATTCTTTACAAAAATATAAAACTACTAGCACATTTACAGTTTGTGTTGATGAGGATAATGTCAAATATCATGAACTAGTTTCAGTTTATTACACATTACCATGCAGGCATTCAAGAACATTGTGTAACCTCTTTCAAGACAATCCAGAGAACACAGATTTACCACTTCACTTGGAAAAATTTCAGTGGCCAAAAATGTCAAAGAAGAAGTCTGAAGCCCGCATTGGTTTAGCAAATGTAGCTTTTCCTAGCA
This genomic window contains:
- the LOC102568682 gene encoding exophilin-5 isoform X1; translation: MASQLFKRGSSKLQKKKPDVTGQQGVTGEWFEEMERKTLQNDTEGVSRMLKQPIGHQLKKTARNNPNDLKMPSLSNPQPQKNEKNTSSSILGFRSPFAWLFSFRKSRKHNGKHQTQEQPQYDSFAQGAHTASEVEEMAKAEAQQSSLPEESIGNLSDGIQTDMMEESSPAWNEQLEEELFRVLDDLDNQLAQEQVQDPVNRRTPVNVESNAQCSKPLPATSRQTHIRGRHRNDCSGTANLFFLDGMRTVRAKDEHNIFCRTRRWHDTFINRQHTASTEDFMHTDSFDLNSPVLNRRLSSPSFGQSSEGSLHPPSITRSSGFVHQGYVDKDTVGRSYSLCSLMRRPSFGSSDQFSANSLQHPLVMGNSGFVRRNSRQNPKRIPLSSIEWNKPYFSEHPVNQDRLFKTQSLIECNSTQHGMYPCPPQESRKYELSHSKHHYRSALSSTDWFSRMSCPDKASAPLYFENWENYPFCCSENNLPRYHYRDITCHGSLQMHRDSAPCGRRERHSSWSDIHQYYNENAFLSPEADFDIITTHFNLLQNAHAKNAAPSSPFVSQHRQSNFQTRSMNNIELLKGANAKVLPEFTRDLKPCFTYNPAISLSDIKTDASRESFYLGFRDQTKPIKQNSDSVTEIYQNQPKPGVIPANIKKYFKKTASEKERSMELSGKANQENSKMTSLQPDSQQIDTNSTDSQFPPSHNSAAAALQNSTSLLNLPFAVRSRRKPHITARRRDIAKMYMSSNNKRNVQTKENDHPTNSGFNHTPPFLSADENKKELFFPNQKKWEHNFHSSTKTKSIELESQRAETTDQTGPKRQSLLVADLQSNASVHSVPITGRLAEHQSKLSSAPQHSGLLKGFSSKSSSQCLETPTNSSLNCIVTEAPAEGGKVAQLSAISLGKETLQEKNQDVNVVANEDQNKKINTSCPENRNSEHIYACCSDRPKITKHGLHSFCQKKENGKTRENNACAESLNKPEDLPRTITNSGITGSPDKNKSTSSVPLVPYYTLPRKSASIAGSVISAKLVSNPKSEVPFKSEINMWDPLETSDRTDAFSPNQGGKISSLDSAQVSQTTSPFHAIANIKGHQTEDYPLPLTQQFNHPLHYSAAVSSSDELTGRAAGLNRRESSVFLESLDKETNSLQKYKTTSTFTVCVDEDNVKYHELVSVYYTLPCRHSRTLCNLFQDNPENTDLPLHLEKFQWPKMSKKKSEARIGLANVAFPSTLEKEEPSHSPAQIPPASVTPQNLKTAAGNAKLTSQLSPSPQEIGTLPSTSFVCNMKDISPEPSLKDSTLVLSDIVTTDVSLGDPQSIIADNSVQAISDVSCNQNTGPCLSSVNEKEELFQTGTQITSISSKPESIPENLFYPVSSVNNANSVQKQHSENFLQSLKVSGGDQNMLLPCSIDNSSHEEKHNIEHIASEAPITPAESKSRYDAEVQGGADLPHSITSLHGNKGGGFPLTADNSKNSTDENLISDKMLLDLLNKTFQLGTACPAKPILQPDKTGITAMNELESPTIKEKLFQHTQMDKDCTGLQRPVKHYEDNWSVDSKDKFFLISQDLQLPDNSVSEDKLPPNSTKDRLSDIEKRKNRPSVKNKLAAICKTSRKYSSKNLPPKPNKSSIFSQNDGDAAPLEISMSKGTFISADSTLSFLQTGNENKNQNLTPSAVNVSMHKITESKRSQANEDLSLLTRNNNQKTLTESCRQRGEAGCPKQNKDKVESVLSPTTLLPEEMMVARSKNLQASSSVFENRNKPVFSTSIAADSSDNQNRTDTTKSHHPPWLPFLPDANSNSFINNYLQANICPQQKMVSPHERSHKWNRHQSSSLKNVNLHSDQLRVSRAKNQRERHFSECTYTQDPQDSLDSAGCPADFMPTDSRSSRKFKSYSELLSCDENENWASSNERNRAVGTRQFRYPSVEYGIFGKEQQLAFLENIKRSLTEGRLWRPCLLKNTSFVRDEESHSLNQSELLNLSFAGSKTLVDGSNPREPLGVYREDTMACSDSDTNTTTDDEYYLDENDKESEL
- the LOC102568682 gene encoding exophilin-5 isoform X2, giving the protein MSAAARDGLDLSFLSREEARAVLHVLRRDSALRRAERDRISKLQKKKPDVTGQQGVTGEWFEEMERKTLQNDTEGVSRMLKQPIGHQLKKTARNNPNDLKMPSLSNPQPQKNEKNTSSSILGFRSPFAWLFSFRKSRKHNGKHQTQEQPQYDSFAQGAHTASEVEEMAKAEAQQSSLPEESIGNLSDGIQTDMMEESSPAWNEQLEEELFRVLDDLDNQLAQEQVQDPVNRRTPVNVESNAQCSKPLPATSRQTHIRGRHRNDCSGTANLFFLDGMRTVRAKDEHNIFCRTRRWHDTFINRQHTASTEDFMHTDSFDLNSPVLNRRLSSPSFGQSSEGSLHPPSITRSSGFVHQGYVDKDTVGRSYSLCSLMRRPSFGSSDQFSANSLQHPLVMGNSGFVRRNSRQNPKRIPLSSIEWNKPYFSEHPVNQDRLFKTQSLIECNSTQHGMYPCPPQESRKYELSHSKHHYRSALSSTDWFSRMSCPDKASAPLYFENWENYPFCCSENNLPRYHYRDITCHGSLQMHRDSAPCGRRERHSSWSDIHQYYNENAFLSPEADFDIITTHFNLLQNAHAKNAAPSSPFVSQHRQSNFQTRSMNNIELLKGANAKVLPEFTRDLKPCFTYNPAISLSDIKTDASRESFYLGFRDQTKPIKQNSDSVTEIYQNQPKPGVIPANIKKYFKKTASEKERSMELSGKANQENSKMTSLQPDSQQIDTNSTDSQFPPSHNSAAAALQNSTSLLNLPFAVRSRRKPHITARRRDIAKMYMSSNNKRNVQTKENDHPTNSGFNHTPPFLSADENKKELFFPNQKKWEHNFHSSTKTKSIELESQRAETTDQTGPKRQSLLVADLQSNASVHSVPITGRLAEHQSKLSSAPQHSGLLKGFSSKSSSQCLETPTNSSLNCIVTEAPAEGGKVAQLSAISLGKETLQEKNQDVNVVANEDQNKKINTSCPENRNSEHIYACCSDRPKITKHGLHSFCQKKENGKTRENNACAESLNKPEDLPRTITNSGITGSPDKNKSTSSVPLVPYYTLPRKSASIAGSVISAKLVSNPKSEVPFKSEINMWDPLETSDRTDAFSPNQGGKISSLDSAQVSQTTSPFHAIANIKGHQTEDYPLPLTQQFNHPLHYSAAVSSSDELTGRAAGLNRRESSVFLESLDKETNSLQKYKTTSTFTVCVDEDNVKYHELVSVYYTLPCRHSRTLCNLFQDNPENTDLPLHLEKFQWPKMSKKKSEARIGLANVAFPSTLEKEEPSHSPAQIPPASVTPQNLKTAAGNAKLTSQLSPSPQEIGTLPSTSFVCNMKDISPEPSLKDSTLVLSDIVTTDVSLGDPQSIIADNSVQAISDVSCNQNTGPCLSSVNEKEELFQTGTQITSISSKPESIPENLFYPVSSVNNANSVQKQHSENFLQSLKVSGGDQNMLLPCSIDNSSHEEKHNIEHIASEAPITPAESKSRYDAEVQGGADLPHSITSLHGNKGGGFPLTADNSKNSTDENLISDKMLLDLLNKTFQLGTACPAKPILQPDKTGITAMNELESPTIKEKLFQHTQMDKDCTGLQRPVKHYEDNWSVDSKDKFFLISQDLQLPDNSVSEDKLPPNSTKDRLSDIEKRKNRPSVKNKLAAICKTSRKYSSKNLPPKPNKSSIFSQNDGDAAPLEISMSKGTFISADSTLSFLQTGNENKNQNLTPSAVNVSMHKITESKRSQANEDLSLLTRNNNQKTLTESCRQRGEAGCPKQNKDKVESVLSPTTLLPEEMMVARSKNLQASSSVFENRNKPVFSTSIAADSSDNQNRTDTTKSHHPPWLPFLPDANSNSFINNYLQANICPQQKMVSPHERSHKWNRHQSSSLKNVNLHSDQLRVSRAKNQRERHFSECTYTQDPQDSLDSAGCPADFMPTDSRSSRKFKSYSELLSCDENENWASSNERNRAVGTRQFRYPSVEYGIFGKEQQLAFLENIKRSLTEGRLWRPCLLKNTSFVRDEESHSLNQSELLNLSFAGSKTLVDGSNPREPLGVYREDTMACSDSDTNTTTDDEYYLDENDKESEL
- the LOC102568682 gene encoding exophilin-5 isoform X3 is translated as MAKAEAQQSSLPEESIGNLSDGIQTDMMEESSPAWNEQLEEELFRVLDDLDNQLAQEQVQDPVNRRTPVNVESNAQCSKPLPATSRQTHIRGRHRNDCSGTANLFFLDGMRTVRAKDEHNIFCRTRRWHDTFINRQHTASTEDFMHTDSFDLNSPVLNRRLSSPSFGQSSEGSLHPPSITRSSGFVHQGYVDKDTVGRSYSLCSLMRRPSFGSSDQFSANSLQHPLVMGNSGFVRRNSRQNPKRIPLSSIEWNKPYFSEHPVNQDRLFKTQSLIECNSTQHGMYPCPPQESRKYELSHSKHHYRSALSSTDWFSRMSCPDKASAPLYFENWENYPFCCSENNLPRYHYRDITCHGSLQMHRDSAPCGRRERHSSWSDIHQYYNENAFLSPEADFDIITTHFNLLQNAHAKNAAPSSPFVSQHRQSNFQTRSMNNIELLKGANAKVLPEFTRDLKPCFTYNPAISLSDIKTDASRESFYLGFRDQTKPIKQNSDSVTEIYQNQPKPGVIPANIKKYFKKTASEKERSMELSGKANQENSKMTSLQPDSQQIDTNSTDSQFPPSHNSAAAALQNSTSLLNLPFAVRSRRKPHITARRRDIAKMYMSSNNKRNVQTKENDHPTNSGFNHTPPFLSADENKKELFFPNQKKWEHNFHSSTKTKSIELESQRAETTDQTGPKRQSLLVADLQSNASVHSVPITGRLAEHQSKLSSAPQHSGLLKGFSSKSSSQCLETPTNSSLNCIVTEAPAEGGKVAQLSAISLGKETLQEKNQDVNVVANEDQNKKINTSCPENRNSEHIYACCSDRPKITKHGLHSFCQKKENGKTRENNACAESLNKPEDLPRTITNSGITGSPDKNKSTSSVPLVPYYTLPRKSASIAGSVISAKLVSNPKSEVPFKSEINMWDPLETSDRTDAFSPNQGGKISSLDSAQVSQTTSPFHAIANIKGHQTEDYPLPLTQQFNHPLHYSAAVSSSDELTGRAAGLNRRESSVFLESLDKETNSLQKYKTTSTFTVCVDEDNVKYHELVSVYYTLPCRHSRTLCNLFQDNPENTDLPLHLEKFQWPKMSKKKSEARIGLANVAFPSTLEKEEPSHSPAQIPPASVTPQNLKTAAGNAKLTSQLSPSPQEIGTLPSTSFVCNMKDISPEPSLKDSTLVLSDIVTTDVSLGDPQSIIADNSVQAISDVSCNQNTGPCLSSVNEKEELFQTGTQITSISSKPESIPENLFYPVSSVNNANSVQKQHSENFLQSLKVSGGDQNMLLPCSIDNSSHEEKHNIEHIASEAPITPAESKSRYDAEVQGGADLPHSITSLHGNKGGGFPLTADNSKNSTDENLISDKMLLDLLNKTFQLGTACPAKPILQPDKTGITAMNELESPTIKEKLFQHTQMDKDCTGLQRPVKHYEDNWSVDSKDKFFLISQDLQLPDNSVSEDKLPPNSTKDRLSDIEKRKNRPSVKNKLAAICKTSRKYSSKNLPPKPNKSSIFSQNDGDAAPLEISMSKGTFISADSTLSFLQTGNENKNQNLTPSAVNVSMHKITESKRSQANEDLSLLTRNNNQKTLTESCRQRGEAGCPKQNKDKVESVLSPTTLLPEEMMVARSKNLQASSSVFENRNKPVFSTSIAADSSDNQNRTDTTKSHHPPWLPFLPDANSNSFINNYLQANICPQQKMVSPHERSHKWNRHQSSSLKNVNLHSDQLRVSRAKNQRERHFSECTYTQDPQDSLDSAGCPADFMPTDSRSSRKFKSYSELLSCDENENWASSNERNRAVGTRQFRYPSVEYGIFGKEQQLAFLENIKRSLTEGRLWRPCLLKNTSFVRDEESHSLNQSELLNLSFAGSKTLVDGSNPREPLGVYREDTMACSDSDTNTTTDDEYYLDENDKESEL